The following nucleotide sequence is from Thermogemmata fonticola.
GTCCCGATCATTCTTCTAGGAGGGCACGAACATGAGTCGTGAAGGCCACCAGTCCGGTTTGCGAGTGCGCTTGCAGGCGGAGGCGCTGGAGGATCGAACCACGCCGGCGGGAAATGTGACCGCCTTCGTCTCCGGCGGTATCCTGTTCGTGCAAGGGGACAGCGCCAGCAATCAAGTCTGGCTCAGCTCCTTGAGTGAGGATACGGTGGCCGTCACGGCTCTGGGGGATACCCGCGTCAATGGCACCTGGCTGCCGCTGACCTTCAGCGGGGTGACGCTGGGCTGGGTCATCACGATGGGCCAGGGGAATGATCAGGTGTACATTTCCCGGACGCGAGGGAACATCGGTGTTTTCCTCAACACCGGGGCGGGGAATGACCACATCACCCTCAATCGGGCGCAGCATGCCGGGCCGACGGTCATTCGCAGCGGGGCGGGGGACGACCTCATCTCGCTTGGCATGGGGCAGTATGCCGGGAGTGTGCTGGTTAACGCAGGCGGAGGGAATGATCGCGTCTTCGTCTCCGGGGTAAATTTCCGCAATGAGACTCAGTTCGACGGCGGGCCGGGGTTCGATCAATTGGGATTGGATCAGAGCCGCTTCGGCGAGTCGCCAGCCATTCGCAACTTCGAGCAGGTCTTTACGGCCTTGATGCCAACGGCGGTGGATGACAGCGTCTCGGTTCCCGACAACGGGCGCATCACCATCTCCGTGCTAGCCAACGATCTGCCGATCGGCGGGCCGTTCCAGTTGGACTCCATCCGTATTGTCACCCAGCCGCAGCAGGGCACGGTGACCGTCAACAGCAATGGGACGATCACCTACGTGGCTCACACCACGGTGAATAGCGACAGCGACAGCTTCCAGTACACGGTGCGCAATCAGTTGGGCGGGGAGTCGAACGTGGCTACGGTGCATCTGCGCCTGCCGGTAGCTTTGCGCCCGCCAACACCCACCATCAGCACCACTGCTAGCAACCCGACCAATTTGGCCAGCATCCCCTTCCGCGTGACCTTCAACAAAAACGTGACGGGCTTTACTGCCGGTGACATTACGGTGACCAACGGCACGCTCTCCGGTTTTACCACCGTCAACGCTCAAACCTACACCTTCAACGTGGCTCCCACCGCGGATGGCCCCGTGACTATCAACATTCCCGCCGGTGCGGCGACGGACAGCGGAGGCCGGCCCAGCACCGCCGCCTCTTTCAACATCACCTCGGACCGCACGGCGCCGACCGTGAATCTGACCACCACGGCTAGCGATCCCACCAATCTCGCGGCGATTCCTTTCACAGCGACCTTCAGTGAGAACGTGACGGGCTTTACTGCCGGTGACATTACGGTGACCAACGGCACGGTCCAGAACTTCTCCGGCAGCGGCAGCACTTACACCTTTGAGGTGGTCCCGACCAGCAATGGGACAGTGACCGTGTCGATTGCGGCCAATGTGGCTCAAGATGCCGCCGGGAACAACAACACCGCTTCCAACACTGTCACCCTCACCTCGGATCGCTCGGCTCCGACCGTGACCCTGAGCACGACAGCGACTAGCCCCACCAATCTCGCGGCGATTCCTTTCACAGCGACCTTCAGTGAGAACGTGACGGGCTTTACTGCCGGTGACATTACGGTGACCAACGGCACGGTCCAGAACTTCTCCGGCAGCGGCAGTAGCTATACGTTTGAGGTGGCTCCCACCGCGGATGGCCCCGTGACCGTGTCGATTGCGGCCAATGTGGCTCAAGATGCCGCCGGGAATAACAACACTGCTTCCAATACTGTCACCCTCACCTCGGATCGCACGAAACCGACGCCCACCGTCAGCACCACCGCGGCGAGCCCCACGAGCGACAATCCCATTCCCTTCACCGTCACCTTCGATGAGAATGTGACCGACTTCACCGCCGGCGATGTGCTCGTCACCAATGGCAGTATCATCAACTTCACCCAGGTCAACGGGTCCACCTACACCTTCGACGTGGTGCCAAATACGACGGGCAATGTGTCCGTGACCGTGCCCGTTGATGTTGCCGAGGATGCGGCCGGGAATAAAAACAATGCCTCCAACACTGTCACGGTCAATTTCACCGGTAACGTCGTGACTACGACGATCACCACGACAGAGTCCGACCCGACCAACGCCAATCCCATCCCCTTCGCCGTGACGTTCAGCGAAAATGTGACCGGTTTCACTCTCAGCGATATTCAGGTGATCAACGGCACAGCCCAGAACCTGACCGGCGGCGGTGCGAGTTACACCTTTGAGGTGGTACCGGGCGGAGATGGGCCAATTGTGATCGACATCCCCGCAGGAGCGGCGACCGGATCGTCAGGCACCCCCAACAGTGCTGGCACCTTCATCATCACCTCCGATCGCACCGCGCCGACGGTAAACATCAATTCCACTGGTATCAATCAAATTTCCGGGACGGCCAGCGATGCCAACACGATCACCCAGGTGGAGCTGAGTATTTACAACGGTATGAATTACTGGGATGGCACTGGGTTCAACAGCTCCACGGAAGTGTTTGTCACTGCCAGTGGCACGAATAACTGGAGCTATACTTTCATGACTCCTGGTACTTACACCGTGCATGCTCGTGCGACGGATGCCGCAGGCAATGTCGGGGACGACACGGAGACGGTAACTGTCAGTACAATCTGAAACACTCCCTGGAAGGTTACCAGTTAGCGAGAAGGGGTGTCTGGAGATGGGTCGGGCCGCGGTGGGGATTCGAGGATGAAGGTGACCGGTCCGTCGTTGATGAGTTCCACCTGCATATCGGCGGCGAAGCGGCCCGTAGCGACCGGGACCCCCCAGGCTCGCAGGGCTTGGATAAAGGCTTCGTAAAGGGACTGGGCCGTCGCTGGCTCTGCCGCCTGGGTGAAACTTGGCCGGCGCCCTTTGCGGCAATCGCCGTAGAGGGTGAACTGGCTGACGACGAGCACAGCGCCCTGCACGTCCTGGACATCGCGGTTCATCTTGCCCTGAGCGTCGGGGAAGCCGCGGAGGTGGACGACTTTTTCCGCCAGCCATTCGGCGTCCGCCGTCGTGTCGCCCTGCCCCACACCCAAGAGGACTAGCCAGCCGCTGCCGATCTGACCGGTCACTTCCCCTCCGACAGTGACGCGCGCTTGCCGGACCCGCTGGAGCACCGCCCGCATCGCTTCCTCCGCTTCACCTTGGCCTTGTTTTCTTGGCTTCGGTCCGTTGTGTGTCGATTCGTTGTGTGTCCTCTGCCTCGGCTTCGCCTCGTCTTCTTCCGCCCCGCTTCAGTCTATCGAGACTCTCCGTCCCCCCACCGGCGGATACCGCGGGAACGAGGGCGGCTCCAGACGTTGCGTGGGGTTTGGGGTTGGCCCTCGCATGGGCATTCGGATCAGCTCTGGCTTGGTTTACTGGACAGGCCGGGCGTAGTCACCCCGCATGAAGCCGCTGTCGGCGGGGGGATCGTATCGGATGTCGCGCAGGTCCGGTGTTTCCAGGCGGGCGGAGCGGCGCACGCGGGATTCCAGGGCGTAGTCGAGGATGCCGCCGGTGAGGAGGGTGCGTTCCACGGGGTAGGGGGGCTGGCCGGTTTCCAGGAAGCGTTCGATGTGGCGGGTCAGGGCTTCCAGGAAGGCCGCGCCCGGCGGCGGCGGGAGATAGAACAGGCAGGAGGCGATTTGCGGCGGTTGAGCCAAGCGGGCGGCGAAGGTTTCATCCGCGACATGGCCGTCGAGTTGCAGCACGGCGGCCTGCAAGCCGTCGAGGTACTCGATGAGAAAGGCGATCGGGCCGGGAACAAAGTTGCCCCACGTCGTGGGCCGGGCGAAGCGGCGGCAGTTGGCCCGAACGTCGCCGGCGTTGCGGGACAGGCTCCGGCCCAAGGCGTGCTCCAGCAACTCCCAGGACCATCGCCCCTCCTCGGCGGCTTGCCAGACCGCGTCTCCTTGCAGGCAAGTCACGGCCCGGACGCCCTGCGCTGCTCCATCTTTCCCAACGGGGCGGAAGCGCCGCTCCACCATGCATTGCAGCGCTTCCAGGGCGTGAATGCCGTAAATTTCCAATTCCCCGCGCGAGGCCACGAGGGCTTCCTTCATCCCTGTACCCAGAGGCAATTCCAGTTCCGGCCGCCGCCAGGTCACCGGCAGACTGGACCCCGCCATCAGGGGGAAGCCCATTTGACGGGCCGTCATTACCATTTCCGCCGCCTGACGCCGGTCGTAACTCAGATGCTTGTCGCAAAACACCGGCACGCTCCGCCCGCTTTTCTCGAACACCGCCACGATCTGCCGGAAATAGTCGTAACGAGGATAGAGCTTCTGGCCTTTGGCGTTGTACGGGTAATCCCCATGCTCCGCGATGAGCAGCACCCCATCGACCGCCAGCTTGCCCGTACCCAAGGTCAGGGCATCCTCGATGGTCGGCGACAGGCGGAAGCCGTGTTCCTGGGCCAGCTCCCGGCTCAGATCATTCTTTCGCACCTGTTCCACATAGAGGCTGGCGACTCCGAAGGAGGGAAAGTGATAGCCGTCGTCACGCAGGTAGCCGTCCAGGAAGCGCCCGGCGATGTGATAAGCGTGGGAGAGGTAGTGATAGATAGTCGTGAGGACGGCCAGTTTCTTCTCGGCGGGGCGAGGCCGTTTGGGAGGCCGGCTGCGGGGGAACGATGACAGACTCGAAGCATCTCTGCCACTTGCCGGACCGCCACCCTCGCTTCCATTCTTCTCCGGACTCCAGGAGGCCGCGGCCCCGGCCAGGACCACGCCGCTGCTGAGCACAAACTGCCGCCGATCGGGAGAGTCGGAATCGGACCCCCGAACGGGTATCGGCTCGGCTTTCGCGTCGCTGCTGGATCGGACGGGAAACGGAACTTCAGGGGGCATGCCATCTTCCTCCTGGGTTATCGCCCTGGAATCCCACAGAGCAGGAACCAAGGCCGCTGAAGGATTGCTCAGAATGATGGCCGGCTAGCTCGGCACACCAGCCGGGCAACGCCTTAGCATACCTCATGGCGGGACAGCGATCTCGCACGCCAACCGCCGAGCGGTGAACCCGCGGTACTGCTCTGCTGGCCATTGTGGTCGAGTGCACCCGCGTTGGACAGCAAAAAATCGCCGCTTCGTGGCAAGTGGGCCTTGAATGAGGAGTCGGCCTCTGGTGAGTGAGGGGATCGGCTTTGTGTGGAAGACTTAGGAGGCAGTGGATCTGGTGGGCGGGGCAGAGTTTGGCTTAGCTTGGAAAGTACGAATAAAGAATGGCGACTTTTCTGCGAATAGTGAATTGATGCGGAAAGCGGAATGGAAAAGGTTTGCGGCGATCTGTTGGCAGGGCGAAGTGGGAGGGGGGCCGGCCAGGTCCTCAGGGCTTCCGACTCCCCTGGCGCAAGCGCCAGGGCTTGAACAATCGGTTCTTTCACAGCCAGATTGCCCGGATTCGCCAGAAGCGGAGCTTGTCAAAGTCTTAGGCATCGGTCACAATCGGATATAGCGGGACTGCGCCAACGGGGTGGTGAAAGGTCCGGTGTTTTCGGGTGTCCCCGCCGGGGGGAGTGCCACTCATGACGGTCTTCGGCAAGGTACTGTTGATTTTCAACCTGCTGCTGGCAATTGGCTTCGGCTATTTGGCCACCCAGGATTGGCAGCGCCGGCAGACAATCCAAGCTGCGGCCCTGCGTTATGACCTTCTGGTCCAGGGTTTGCCCTTGGGAGCTGAGCCGGACGCCCCCAAATCACTTCCCGCCGATCCCGATGATCCGGTACCGCTGCGTGTGCTCGGCGTGGGGAACATACCGGTCTTCAGTGTCAGCAAGAAGTATTTGGAGGCGTATTTCCAAGGGGCGCAAGGGGGCAGCGACCTGGGGGGTCCTGCGGTGCCGAATCAATTGGCTGAGGTGCAGCGTGTGCGCAGCCGCATCGAGCAGTTGCTCAGTGCTGCGGAAACCCCGCAGGCCAAACTCCAGCGCCTGCGGGGTTGGCTGCTATACCAGGCGGAAACCTTCGAGGAACATCAGGCCATCCTTGACCTCTTGCGGCAGGGGAACGTCGAGGAGTTGCAGAACCGGCTTTATGCCCGCTTCGATGCCGTGCTCAAACCCTCCCAGGCGGGTGCCATCCCCCCTCCCCTCACCGATGAAGAGTTGGCCGGTAAAACTCCTGAGGAACAAGCCGCCTTAGTCCAATCCCGCGCCAGCCAGCTTCAGCAGAGCTATGCTCAGTCTCTCGACGAAAGTGAGCGCCGCATGCGCCTCGCTCATCTGCTGATCCATTTGGACCCCAGTGCCGACTGGCAGAAGCGAGTCGCCGCCGTCGTAGGTTTGAGCCGCTATACCTCGGCCCTGGTGGCTCAGACCCGGCGCTTCGAGGAGATGTCCCGCCTGATGGAGCAGCTCCTGGTGGTGGACCAGCAGGCGTATCTGGAACGGTTACAGCCGCTCATGCGGGCTGCTCAGAACGCGACAGACGTGACCAATCGCCAGGCGGCCTTGCGAGCCAAGTGGGTCGAGCAGTTCCGGCGCGAATCGGATGCCGTCAACCAGCGGGAAACCCAACTGCGGGAACTGACTAATGCCCTGGCTCGCGTCAAGGCGGAAGTCGATGCCTTGCTGGTACGCCAGACGGGGATCGAAGACCAGATGCTGGCCATTCAGCGGGAAGTGGCCAATGCCCTGGAGGAAGTTTACCGGCTGGAAGCGGAACTGGTGGCGCGAGAGAAGCAGTTGCTCCAGCAAATGGGCCGCTCCTTCGGTCCTTGAAGTATCCCTTGGTCCTGGGACTGGGAGCTGGATCCAGGAGGGAGGCGGCGCGCAGAAGGCGGTCGTTCACGACGGGCCGAAATGGGGAGGCGCTCGCGGGCCGAAGGCAGAGTCGACGAGTCCTGGCGAGAGGAACAGGGACCCAAGCAACGCGCGGGAATCCAGGCCATGACAGCGATTGGTAAGTTTCTGGCGGTGCTGAATCTGTTTGTGGGGATCGGCTTGGCGACCTGGTCAGTCAGTGTCTTTGCCAACCGGTTGCCGTGGTACGATCCCTTGCCCCCTGCGGAGACGATCCATCCCGGCCACAAACCGGCCAACTTCGCCTACCTGCGGGAAGAGCTGGACAAGCACGTGCGTGCCGCCCAAGCAGCCAGCCTGCTCTGGACCCAACAACGGCAGCGCTTCGAGCAATTGGAACAGTTCCGCAACAGCCGCCTGCGAGGGTACGAAGAATGGATCGGCTTCGCCAAAAACGGCAACCCGCGGGACAATGGCATCGGCTTCTACGAGCCGGTGTACGATCCCGCAACGGGCTTGCTGGACCTGACCCCTCCCAGCCCCACCGTCCGCCGCACTCCGATCCTGGGAGTGGACAATCGCCCCCTGCGCGGCGCCGACACCCTTCAGGATCAGTACATCCGTGATGCCAATGAATTGATCAAACTGGCGCGCCAAATCGACGAGCTGCGCAATCGCTTCCGCGATCTGAGCACGGAAATCCTGCAAACCGAGGATCGCTTGCGCCGGATGGTGGAAATCCGCGATTCCGTTCAGGCGGAGCTGTTCTACCTGATGGATGCCCAATGGGACGTTTACGAACTGCGGGAGACGGCCCTGCGGCGCCAACGGCAGTTGTCCCAGCGTCTGGCGGAATTACGCCCGAACCCCTGAGAGCCACGGGGCCTACTACTTGAGCCAAATGACTTGAAATGACTTGAGAGGGAAAAAAACATCCTGTAACCTGGAAAAGACGTGGGGAGCTGGGGAACAGCTCATATGCCTTGAACTTGTGAAGCTGTCGGAGAGTCCGCTGGGCAAGCCAGTGAGGAGATAACAAGCGAATCCGAGATTGTTGGATCCAAATGCTTCGAGGAGATCACGCCGTCTCAGTTGTGCCGAGGAGAGACCCCCATGACCTGGCTTGGGAAAATACTCGCCTTCTTCGTTTTGATCGGTGCTGTGGTGTGGATGTACCTGTCGGTCCAGGCATTCGTGCTGCGGACGAATTGGAAGGTGGAAGCCGATCGGTGGCGGCAGGCCTACGAGCAGATCCGCTCAGCACGGGAAGCTGAGTATCAGCGCTTCCGGTCGACCGAGGAAGCCTTGCGGCGGCAATTGCTGGCCGAACAGCGCCGCACCAGCGAGTTGCAAAAGTCTGTCGCCGAGTTGACCAATCGCGGAGCGCGGGATGCGGATGCGACCAAGAGCTTGCAAAAGCTCTACGAGGAGGCGGATGTCAAGGCGGTGCAACTGCAAGCGAGCCGCGATGCTTTGATCAAGGAAGTCAGCTCGGTTCGGGTGCGCAACGAGCAGTTGGAAAGTGAGCGGCAGCGTTTGATCGTCGCTGCCGAGGAAGCCCGGCGTGAGGCAGTGCGGGCCAGAATCGCCGAGCGGGCTGCCCAATTCGTCGCCGAGCAGAACGCCGCTCTGGTCGAAGAACTGCGGGAAAAAATCCGGCAGCTTAGCCGTTCTCTCCTGGCCGGTGGCTCTACTCAACCTCCGGCATTGCGAGAAATCGATAAGCCGCCGCCTCCGCCATTGCCCAATCTCCGCGGGGAAGTCACTGCTGTGTCAGGGGATCTGGTCGTCCTGAGTATCGGCTACGAAGCGGGGCTGAACGTCGGCACGGAGCTGGAAATCTATCGCCTTGAGGGAGAAAGCCGCTATCTGGGGACTGTCAAAATTACCAGCTTGGCCAATCTTTATCCCAAGCAAGCCGTGGCCACCTTCATCCCGGCCCGCAATGTGCCCTTTGCCCGCTTGACCCCGGCGGAGAAACCCCGCCCCGGCGACCTGGTCCGGCCGATCGAAAGCCGCTGAGCTTCCCTGGTCCCAACGGTTCCCTCTGCCGAAAGAGAATGGTCGGGGGTTTCTCGTACCTGCGGATTTTCGCCCTGAATATCGACTCCCGAATAACCTATAACCTGCAAACCGTTGCTTCGAAACAACCAGCAGCGCTCCAGGAGCAAGACACATGGCCAAGAAAAAGAAGAAGAAAAAAGAAGAGCTGGATGAGGATTATGAAGTCGCCCCCGCTGCCGAGGTGGAGGATGGAGCCGAAGAAGCGGCGCCCTCTCTTCGCCGGCCCCAACAAGCCAAGCCGCGCAACGATGCCTACGTCATGATGCTGGCCATCACCTTTTTGGCCCTAGTGACGGGTTGCGTGCTGATGTACCTCGACGCTGCCCAGTATGAAGGAAAAAATCCGCCCCAGGCGGCAATCCCTGCCGTGCCGGAGTTGGGGAAAGCGGCGGCACCCGCAGGACCCGCTACGAAATAGCTCCTTCGGACCAGGGAGTTTTTTCCGGGTTATTGCTGGCGATTCCCGCTGCTCTTTGACGCCGAGCGTTCCGCTGCCCAGGGGTGGGCCGGACGCTCCGCAATGTTCTCCCCGGACCGCTTCCCCTTCACCTGCGGACGGTCGGCGTGACTTGGATCACTTCGGCACCATTAGCGTAAACGGCCAGAGGAAAGCTTGGACAGCCGTCATCAACCCGACGACGCAAGCGAGCAGGACGCTATGCCAGATGACGGCTTTGAAGATGTCCGCTTCCCGGCCGACCTGATTGGTGCCCGCTGTGGCGACACAGATGCTCTGCGCGTCGATCATTTTGCCCATCACGCCGCCGGTACTGTTGGCCGTGCAGATGAGGGTTTGCGCTTGTTCCAAGCTCAGGTGACGCAGCGCGGTGCTGCCGTGAGTATTCCACACCTCTGTGGCGGTGATCTTCTGCAAACTGCCGAAGAGGGCATTGCTGCCGGCGTCCGTGCCGGTGAGGAAGACCCCTAGCCAGCCGAGCATGGCGGCGAAAAAGGGATACAGCACCCCCGTTTCCGCAAAAGCTACCCCCAAGGTGGCATCCATGCCGGCGTACTTCGTGACATAGCTCAGTCCCAGCATGCAGGCGATCGTGGGGATGGGAATGCGCATCTGATAGATCGTCTTGCGGAAGACGGCGAGCACCTGAGCCGGGGAGAGTCGCAGCAGCACCATCGACAAAAGGGCGGCGCAAAAGACCGGCGTTCCCGGCGCAGTCAGCCAGGTGATCTTGAAGAGGGCGGCTTCCTTCCTCTCGTCGCCAACGGCATCCGGGGGGACCAGCCGCTCGGCCCGTTCCACCCTTTTGTGCAGCGTCGGCACCGGCACTTCCCAGTAGGAAGGGACCACGCCGAGGTCCAACGGCCCCTGCTTTTCCATCTGCCGGGCGATGCCGGAGAGGATAAGAAACAGGGCCATCAAGCCCCAGGGCATCCAGGCGCGGAGGACTTGGCGCGTTTGCAAGGGTTCGAAGCGCTGGGCCAGTCCCTGGCCATTGGCGAGCCACTCGCTGACCTGTTCTTCCGCCTGGACGACGTTTGGGTCCGCCGGAGAGACCGGTTCAGCCGTCTGGCCAGCGCCCACCTGTTCCTGGGGGAAGCGCCACTCCTGCCGAGGCTTCCAGACGAATTTGAGGAAAGCCGCCAGGCAGGCCATGGACAGGATCGCCCCGCAGATGTCGGTCAGGGGCCAGATTGGCGGCAGGCCGTAAGCATG
It contains:
- the dtd gene encoding D-aminoacyl-tRNA deacylase; this translates as MRAVLQRVRQARVTVGGEVTGQIGSGWLVLLGVGQGDTTADAEWLAEKVVHLRGFPDAQGKMNRDVQDVQGAVLVVSQFTLYGDCRKGRRPSFTQAAEPATAQSLYEAFIQALRAWGVPVATGRFAADMQVELINDGPVTFILESPPRPDPSPDTPSR
- a CDS encoding Ig-like domain-containing protein — translated: MSREGHQSGLRVRLQAEALEDRTTPAGNVTAFVSGGILFVQGDSASNQVWLSSLSEDTVAVTALGDTRVNGTWLPLTFSGVTLGWVITMGQGNDQVYISRTRGNIGVFLNTGAGNDHITLNRAQHAGPTVIRSGAGDDLISLGMGQYAGSVLVNAGGGNDRVFVSGVNFRNETQFDGGPGFDQLGLDQSRFGESPAIRNFEQVFTALMPTAVDDSVSVPDNGRITISVLANDLPIGGPFQLDSIRIVTQPQQGTVTVNSNGTITYVAHTTVNSDSDSFQYTVRNQLGGESNVATVHLRLPVALRPPTPTISTTASNPTNLASIPFRVTFNKNVTGFTAGDITVTNGTLSGFTTVNAQTYTFNVAPTADGPVTINIPAGAATDSGGRPSTAASFNITSDRTAPTVNLTTTASDPTNLAAIPFTATFSENVTGFTAGDITVTNGTVQNFSGSGSTYTFEVVPTSNGTVTVSIAANVAQDAAGNNNTASNTVTLTSDRSAPTVTLSTTATSPTNLAAIPFTATFSENVTGFTAGDITVTNGTVQNFSGSGSSYTFEVAPTADGPVTVSIAANVAQDAAGNNNTASNTVTLTSDRTKPTPTVSTTAASPTSDNPIPFTVTFDENVTDFTAGDVLVTNGSIINFTQVNGSTYTFDVVPNTTGNVSVTVPVDVAEDAAGNKNNASNTVTVNFTGNVVTTTITTTESDPTNANPIPFAVTFSENVTGFTLSDIQVINGTAQNLTGGGASYTFEVVPGGDGPIVIDIPAGAATGSSGTPNSAGTFIITSDRTAPTVNINSTGINQISGTASDANTITQVELSIYNGMNYWDGTGFNSSTEVFVTASGTNNWSYTFMTPGTYTVHARATDAAGNVGDDTETVTVSTI
- a CDS encoding L-lactate permease, yielding MLWAVYVQNLDPLGNRLLSTVVAGLPVLVLFYLLVGRRWLAPWAGAAGAITAVLLAWLAYDMPLAMASWAFVHGMTFGLLPIGWTVFAAMLLYNTTLISGQFSIIRRSIGGLSGDARVQAVLIGFCFGAFMEGAAGAGSPVAICGAMLVGLGVPPFQAAVICLIANTSPVCFGGLGVPILTLSSVTGLSGDTISIMCGHQLPILSCLIPLYMVKTMCTWRETLAIWPALAVGGGSFALAQFFFATAHAYGLPPIWPLTDICGAILSMACLAAFLKFVWKPRQEWRFPQEQVGAGQTAEPVSPADPNVVQAEEQVSEWLANGQGLAQRFEPLQTRQVLRAWMPWGLMALFLILSGIARQMEKQGPLDLGVVPSYWEVPVPTLHKRVERAERLVPPDAVGDERKEAALFKITWLTAPGTPVFCAALLSMVLLRLSPAQVLAVFRKTIYQMRIPIPTIACMLGLSYVTKYAGMDATLGVAFAETGVLYPFFAAMLGWLGVFLTGTDAGSNALFGSLQKITATEVWNTHGSTALRHLSLEQAQTLICTANSTGGVMGKMIDAQSICVATAGTNQVGREADIFKAVIWHSVLLACVVGLMTAVQAFLWPFTLMVPK